One genomic segment of Echeneis naucrates chromosome 18, fEcheNa1.1, whole genome shotgun sequence includes these proteins:
- the LOC115058696 gene encoding trichohyalin isoform X4 has product MHRNQKEEEERKVDRGETMTDENSSLITVANGAYPLRCTEEVLLPFFTDESRLAAMDSQHRAASHSSPPALPELRLVLLGRKGTGKSAAGNTILGGVGGFESGRPTEECVKRRADVTGRRVLLVDTPGWEWYYTLNSTPNWVRRETLRSISLCPPGPHAVLLVVRSCTSMTDDYIKEIEEHLEPLGKGVWEQTMLLFTRGDELGLTTMEQRITASGPLQRLLQRCGNRYHVVNNRSKGDGTQVKELIRKLEQMVDGKKGGHSHLEMDNTVVLGLEADGKRRARERRKKQRQMEAQMQRGTIKAALTSDGHQGSELDAHQSFSKAPRRLPEVRLVLLGERETGKSSAGNTILGKCCFFQAGAVTEECVRQQAEVAMRLVTLVDTPGWEVGVGGATPERVKREIVSSVAFCPPGPHALLLTLRVDTLVQVGHVKEHLELLGEGVWRHTILLFTHGDQLREGVDIEQHIQGGGRDLLWLLDKCRGRYHVISSVDGGGRGSGGAAKVTELLEKVEKMATTNRCEAFSCLVQEVRDLSRQRNEKYNQRLKEIGEKMHRQEAELKNMRDREMKSIRWFFDRKKKVKSPGKADIQKDEEEDEDRRLGERKNDIGELEERIRWLTEDKEREIQDLGIENERIRVALNQSRKEKDKVMLNLELKEREIEELTERIDEQQVKLLDLERADVENEHERKQREEAIRAEKQEWRGEVQKLEESVELLKRERAEWMEKVDSLKAELHETKTHYEDVFERKEQENKQEMTKLEENLKKVLEVKLSEKDKEQEELRRKASEEKQIALNNMKQHEKDMEKKVEEIKSQHEKEMERKTQEKETAMQEIKLKNQEETDRKIREIKQMMETAKRQDQEDINKKLKEKALDIERLKQQHENKIRDIQQEKQREITDLKEKFAKEHEEHKQEKQREITDLKEKFAKEHEEHKQEKQREITDLKEKFAKEHEEHKQEKQREITDLKEKFAKEHEEHKQEKQREITDLKEKFAKEHEEHKQEKQKELTELEQKCQTQIIEKTQEIEKDKDAIHLKHQKDVEHKMQEKENEIEALKLQHREEMERKMSEMQKLLEAKRDEQEHEMDRKVKENKEDVDRIQQQYIKILKDVEEERRRETEELNDQFAKDIEKQLQERQREIRELEQKFAAQLEEKVQENEKEKEILHQSNEKYILEKLQERDRLTEDLKRLHVLEIEEKMQESEKEKERYMKETEKTMEEKEKEIEKVKLNVQELKQKLQQEEDKERAHVKYKNETEKRLEEKEKEIETIKLNVEEMKEKLQQAETIHVNYKTETEKRLEEKERETEVLKDKLDNLEETLRETEKEEREQLNLKRQMEQKLEEKERVIEKLNQLLMDIEEILQRKEEERGEIILNQKKEAEQRLQDTERRMEEMKLQLRNEMEVKIQEKEAEIESIKHQAESREVRWREEQQRKDEKGENEMNKLREILREKNEEITQMQHLLAQKDCEVDEAKKTCANYFKEIEDLRQSNEIQTSSMIEIQQIHIEQERKKDAEVTEKLQVKEEDLERLKQRNRENEKEIAQLMLTIEQTKSELKNLTDKMEKEMTGMIQEYEKEIGRRDKNIESLAKEKDDAISRIADVTEKYEESLKRAEELREQNEKMRKETDNLRIKYEALKEESEDEVRKHLRECEEQVKSNESEIQSVLKEKDLEVRALREAKDKLQEEIERMKDRDAELREHLEKQNELRVKDEEIEQKILKWEKEVREREEDLSRNEEEMSRRGIQLHGKEVELVEKKAKLESKEQDLRKLEASLEIKQEETRRIDQYEKDAKVRAQNLEKMEKELESLLRALEGKQKELSSHGHDLQKKVKGLKDQGKELKDREHYLKNEEQELLSWMSELKMRNEHVNSTTQQLDEMGRDLALLKEELREKEQNLKSSLKKLSEWEQKLEAREAQLRERENGRHEAEGNERVHEGISFAVKAAVGSSKDDVDVMYQEVTEGREEGRGREAESSKNWEDRTRKTASAATESNNCHLKTLKEINVADKDGTTGRGEEMWRKTGGDHQETEKVTAELRSFSQTKGHRCSDSEDPPGSALRVMVLGETWSSRSPAAVSILGGEPLRPDGSTFRCWSGQVAGRHLALVEPLGLKWQDGPDPTNMLQRKSLQDGLSWCHPGPHIVLLLMPAFLTCTRKYRRAVEEHMNLLGGGSWQRTLVVFTWGETLGVNAEQHILRNGELMELVERCGGRYHVLTSNTDRLFEKMEHMVALNRRDQVVM; this is encoded by the exons ATGCACAGGAaccaaaaagaggaagaggaaagaaaagtggACAGAGGTGAGACCATGACAGATGAGAACAGCAGTCTGATCACTGTGGCGAACGGCG CGTATCCACTTCGATGCACTGAGGAAGTActtcttcctttcttcacaGATGAGAGTCGGCTGGCTGCGATGGACTCACAACACCGTGCTGCTTCACACAGCTCCCCTCCAGCTCTCCCAGAACTTAGACTGGTCCTGCTGGGCAGGAAGGGAACCGGGAAGAGCGCCGCAGGCAACACCATCTTGGGTGGAGTTGGCGGCTTTGAGAGCGGGAGGCCCACAGAGGAGTGTGTGAAAAGGCGAGCTGACGTGACGGGGAGGAGAGTCCTGCTGGTGGACACACCTGGGTGGGAGTGGTACTACACACTCAACAGCACCCCGAACTGGGTGAGGAGGGAAACGCTACGCAGCATATCGCTCTGTCCTCCTGGACCCCACGCTGTGCTTCTGGTGGTTCGCTCCTGCACCTCCATGACTGATGACTACATCAAGGAGATAGAGGAGCACCTGGAGCCGCTGGGCAAAGGAGTCTGGGAGCAAACCATGCTGCTGTTCACCAGGGGAGACGAACTGGGCCTCACCACCATGGAGCAGCGGATTACGGCCAGCGGCCCGCTCCAGAGACTCCTCCAGAGGTGTGGGAACAGATACCACGTGGTCAACAATCGGAGTAAAGGAGATGGGACACAGGTCAAAGAGCTGATAAGGAAGCTGGAGCAGATGGTGGACGGGAAGAAAGGGGGACACAGTCATCTGGAGATGGACAACACCGTCGTGCTGGGTTTGGAAGCAGATGGGAAGAggagagccagagagaggaggaagaaacagcGGCAGATGGAGGCGCAGATGCAGAGAGGGACCATTAAAGCAGCTCTCACCA GTGATGGTCATCAGGGCTCCGAGCTGGATGCTCATCAGTCTTTCTCCAAGGCTCCCCGACGTCTCCCTGAGGTCAGGCTGGTCCTGCTGGGCGAACGAGAAACCGGAAAGAGCTCAGCTGGGAATACAATTCTCGGGAAATGCTGCTTCTTCCAAGCGGGGGCAGTAACAGAGGAGTGCGTCCGTCAACAGGCAGAGGTGGCCATGAGGCTGGTGACGTTGGTGGACACACCAGGctgggaggtgggggtggggggggctacGCCAGAGAGGGTGAAGAGGGAAATCGTTAGCAGTGTGGCCTTTTGTCCACCAGGGCCTCATGCACTCCTGCTGACTCTGAGAGTGGACACACTGGTTCAAGTGGGACATGTGAAGGAGCATCTGGAGCTTTTGGGCGAGGGCGTGTGGAGACATACAATCTTGCTGTTCACCCACGGCGATCAGCTTCGAGAGGGGGTGGACATTGAGCAGCACATTCAAGGTGGAGGCCGAGACCTGCTGTGGCTGTTGGACAAATGCAGGGGCAGGTACCACGTGATTAGCAGTGTAGACGgcggaggaagaggaagtggaggcgCCGCAAAGGTGACAGAGCTCCTggaaaaagtggaaaagatgGCGACCACGAACAGATGCGAGGCTTTTTCTTGCCTGGTTCAGGAGGTCAGGGATCTGAGCCGACAAAGGAACGAAAAATACAACCAACGCTTGAAGGAGATCGGAGAGAAGATGCATCGTCAGGAAGCCGAGCTGAAAAATATGAGAGATAGAGAGATGAAGAGCATCAGATGGTTCTttgacaggaagaagaaagtgaAGTCACCCGGAAAAGCTGACATTCAAAAAgacgaagaggaggatgaggaccGGAGGCTGGGTGAGAGGAAGAATGATATTGGTGAGCTAGAGGAGAGGATAAGATGGCTGACtgaagataaagagagagaaattcaGGATTTGGGCATCGAAAACGAGAGAATACGTGTAGCATTAAACCAaagtagaaaagaaaaggacaagGTGATGCTTAACTTggagctgaaagagagagagattgaagAGCTGACGGAGAGAATTGATGAGCAACAAGTGAAGCTGCTGGACCTTGAACGTGCTGATGTAGAAAATGaacatgagagaaaacagagggaggaagcCATTAGAGCAGAGAAACAAGAGTGGAGGGGGGAAGTGCAGAAATTGGAGGAAAGCGTTGAGCTGCTCAAAAGGGAAAGGGCAGAGTGGATGGAAAAAGTGGATTCTCTAAAAGCAGAACTAcatgaaacaaagacacactaTGAAGATGTCTTTGAGAGAAAAGAGCAAGAAAATAAGCAGGAGATGACAAAGCTGGaggaaaatttgaaaaaagtttTAGAAGTAAAATTGTCGGAAAAGGacaaggagcaggaggagctgagaAGGAAAGCCTCAGAAGAAAAGCAGATAGCTCTCAATAATatgaaacaacatgaaaaagacaTGGAAAAGAAAGTGGAAGAAATTAAATCCCAACatgagaaagagatggagagaaaaacacaagagaaagaAACCGCAATGCaagaaattaaactgaaaaatcaggaggagactgacagaaaaattagggaaataaaacaaatgatggAGACGGCAAAACGTCAAGACCAAGAAGACattaataaaaaactgaaagaaaaagccCTCGACATAGAACGCCTGAAAcaacagcatgaaaacaaaataagggACATACAacaagaaaagcagagagaaattaCAG ATCTGAAAGAGAAATTTGCAAAAGAACACGAAGAACATAAacaagaaaagcagagagaaattaCAGATCTGAAAGAGAAGTTTGCAAAAGAACACGAAGAACATAAgcaagaaaagcagagagaaattaCAGATCTGAAAGAGAAATTTGCAAAAGAACACGAAGAACATAAacaagaaaagcagagagaaattaCAGATCTGAAAGAGAAGTTTGCAAAAGAACACGAAGAACATAAacaagaaaagcagagagaaattaCAGATCTGAAAGAGAAGTTTGCAAAAGAACACGAAGAACATAAacaagaaaagcagaaagagctAACTGAGCTAGAACAAAAGTGTCAGACCCAAATAATAGAAAAAACGCAGGAAATTGAAAAAGACAAGGACGCAATTCATCTAAAACACCAAAAAGATGTGGAACACAAGATGCAGGAAAAAGAGAACGAGATAGAGGCCTTAAAACTGCAGCACCgggaagaaatggaaagaaaaatgagtgaAATGCAAAAACTGCTGGAAGCGAAGAGGGATGAGCAAGAACATGAAATGGATagaaaagtcaaagaaaacaaggaGGATGTGGACAGAATTCAGCAGCAGTACATTAAAATTTTGAAGGACgtggaggaagaaagaagaagagagacagaagagctgAATGATCAGTTCGCAAAAGACATCGAGAAACAATTgcaggaaagacaaagagagataaGAGAGTTAGAGCAAAAGTTTGCTGCCCAGTTAGAAGAGAAAGTCCAAGAAAacgagaaagagaaagaaattctTCATCAAtccaatgaaaaatacattttggaaaagctgcaggagagagacagacttaCAGAAGATTTAAAACGTCTGCACGTTCTTGAAATTGAAGAAAAAATGCAAGAAAgcgaaaaggaaaaagaaagatacaTGAAAGAGACGGAGAAAACgatggaagaaaaggaaaaggagattGAGAAAGTGAAACTGAATGTCCAAGAACTGAAGCAAAAGCTGCAacaggaagaagacaaagaaagagctCACGTGAAGTACAAgaatgaaacagagaaaagacttgaagaaaaggaaaaggaaattgaGACGATTAAGTTAAATGTcgaagaaatgaaagagaaactgcagcagGCGGAAACAATACATGTGAATtacaagacagaaacagagaaaagactggaggaaaaagaaagagaaacagaagtaCTAAAAGATAAATTAGATAATCTTGAAGAAAccctcagagagacagagaaagaagaaagggagCAGCTAAATCTCAAGAGACAGATGGAGcaaaaactggaagaaaaagaacGAGTGATAGAAAAGTTGAACCAGCTTCTGATGGATATCGAAGAGATCctgcaaagaaaagaggaggagagaggagaaatcaTCCTAAAtcaaaaaaaagaggcagagcaAAGACTACAAGACACAGAGCGAAGGATGGAGGAGATGAAACTTCAGCTTAGAAATGAAATGGAGGTGAAGATACAAGAGAAGGAGGCTGAGATCGAAAGCATTAAACACCAGGCCGAGTCGAGGGAAGTGAGATGGagggaagagcagcagaggaaggatgagaaaggagaaaatgaaatgaataagcTGAGAGAAATCCTTCGtgagaaaaatgaagaaataacacaaatgcaGCATCTTCTGGCGCAGAAAGACTGTGAGGTGGACGAAGCAAAAAAGACGTGTGCAAACTATTTCAAAGAAATCGAAGATCTGCGCCAGAGCAACGAAATCCAGACATCCAGTATGATTGAAATACAGCAGATTCACATTgagcaagagaggaaaaaagatgcTGAGGTGACGGAAAAATTGCAGGTGAAAGAAGAAGACCTTGAgagactgaaacaaagaaaccgagaaaatgagaaagagattGCCCAACTGATGCTAACAATCGAGCAGACAAAGTCCGAGCTGAAGAATCTCACCGACAagatggaaaaggaaatgacGGGCATGATTCAGGAGTATGAGAAAGAGATCGGAAGAAGAGACAAGAACATTGAGTCACTTGCAAAAGAGAAGGATGATGCTATAAGTCGCATCGCAGATGTTACTGAGAAATATGAAGAAAGTCTAAAGAGGGCTGAAGAGCTGCGGGAGCAAAATGAGAAGAtgagaaaggagacagacaaTCTTAGAATAAAATACGAGGCGCTGAAGGAGGAGAGCGAAGACGAGGTTAGGAAACATCTCAGAGAGTGTGAAGAGCAGGTGAAGAGCAACGAATCTGAAATTCAAAGTGTTCTTAAAGAAAAAGACCTGGAGGTCAGGGCACTGAGGGAGGCAAAGGACAAACTGCAAGAAGAGATAGAGAGGATGAAAGACAGAGACGCTGAGCTGAGAGAACATCTTGAGAAGCAAAATGAGTTGAGAGTTAAGGATGAAGAGATTGAACAGAAAATcttaaaatgggaaaaagaagtgagggagagggaggaagactTGAGTAGGAACGAAGAAGAGATGAGCCGAAGAGGAATTCAGTTACACGGAAAAGAAGTAGAACTTGTTGAAAAGAAAGCGAAGCTTGAAAGTAAAGAACAggatctcagaaaactggaagCAAGTCTAGAAATTAAACAAGAAGAGACACGGAGAATAGATCAGTACGAGAAAGACGCGAAGGTGAGAGCTCAGAACctggagaaaatggaaaaggagtTAGAAAGTTTGCTTCGAGCTTTGGAGGGCAAACAGAAAGAGCTCAGCTCTCATGGTCATGATCTCCAGAAGAAGGTAAAAGGACTGAAGGACCAGGGCAAAGAGCTCAAAGATCGCGAGCACTACTTAAAAAATGAAGAACAGGAGTTGCTCAGTTGGATGTCGGAGCTGAAGATGCGAAATGAGCACGTAAACTCTACGACTCAGCAGCTGGACGAGATGGGAAGAGACCTGGCTCTGCTGAAGGAAGAGCTCcgagaaaaagagcaaaacttAAAGAGCTCACTGAAAAAACTGAGCGAATGGGAGCAGAAGCTGGAAGCGCGGGAAGCACAACTGCGTGAAAGAGAGAATGGACgacatgaggctgaaggcaACGAGAGAGTCCACGAAGGGATTTCTTTCGCTGTAAAAGCTGCCGTTGGGAGCTCAAAAGACGACGTCGATGTGATGTACCAGGAAGTGACggaggggagggaagagggaagaggaagagaggcggAAAGCTCAAAGAACTGGGAGGATCGGACCAGAAAAACAGCGTCAGCAGCCACAGAGAGCAATAACTGTCACCTGAAAACACTAAAAGAGATCAATGTGGCCGATAAGGACGGAacgacaggaagaggagaagagatgtggaggaaaacaggCGGAGACcaccaggaaacagaaaaggtcaCGGCAGAGTTGAGGTCGTTTTCTCAGACTAAAGGTCACAGATGCTCAGACAGCGAAGACCCTCCTGGATCAGCTTTAAGGGTGATGGTTTTAGGAGAGACCTGGTCATCTCGCTCCCCCGCCGCAGTCTCCATCCTGGGCGGAGAACCACTCAGGCCGGACGGCTCCACTTTCAGGTGCTGGAGCGGTCAGGTCGCAGGCAGACACCTCGCTCTCGTGGAGCCGCTGGGCTTGAAGTGGCAAGACGGACCGGACCCAACCAACatgctgcagaggaaaagcCTTCAGGACGGCTTGTCCTGGTGTCACCCGGGACCTCACATCGTCCTCCTGCTCATGCCGGCCTTCTTAACCTGCACACGGAAGTACAGGAGAGCCGTGGAGGAGCACATGAAcctgctggggggggggagctGGCAGCGCACGCTGGTGGTGTTCACGTGGGGGGAAACTTTAGGAGTGAACGCCGAGCAACACATCCTGAGGAACGGGGAGCTGATGGAGCTCGTAGAGAGATGTGGGGGCCGGTATCACGTCCTGACCAGCAACACTGACAGACTGTTTGAAAAGATGGAGCACATGGTGGCCCTGAACAGGAGAGATCAGGTTGTGATGTAG